One Rhodothermales bacterium genomic window carries:
- a CDS encoding FG-GAP-like repeat-containing protein has product MTNRLPQSFSALRRSLNAFVSLLALGFFVAATAVAGPGDGPIDLTRYGRLHKTVPTSATLLFSAPAYTEIAAGDGANPLPSGLTETFSTPSFGDIDGDGDFDVVSGEEFGGFVVLENTGDNANPSFTQLSGVASPLNGVTFGTKNAPALVDIDNDGDLDIIVGQEDGTFALIENSGDANTPTWAIAGSNPLNGEDNGSRSTPTLGDLDGDGDYDLASGDIDGTIVYYENQGTAGAPVFVELTLAANPFDGIDVGDHSKPALVDIDNDNDLDLVVGEDLGGFFYFENTGDANTPSFSAVVGAGNPFDGFDAGDKSAPAFADLDNATGVDMASGNTMGDYYYYENADPLPVELTSFSAVSNGNEVTLTWTTASETNNAGFEIQQRVGRRFEVVGWVDGAGTSTEARSYSFTTSRAVPGRQAFRLRQVDFDGAFSFSTTREVSVAISGSFHMGDVFPNPFNPQATFTLTVAQTQNVTVAVYDMQGRMVSLLHSGNLEAEQPYQFQMDGGDWASGKYLIRAVGERFESSRIVTLLK; this is encoded by the coding sequence ATGACCAATCGTCTACCACAATCATTTTCGGCCCTTCGCCGCAGCCTGAACGCGTTCGTTTCGCTGCTCGCGCTGGGCTTTTTCGTTGCCGCCACCGCCGTTGCGGGGCCTGGCGACGGCCCGATCGACCTCACCCGGTACGGTCGGCTCCACAAAACGGTACCGACGAGCGCTACGCTGCTCTTCTCGGCCCCGGCCTACACGGAAATCGCGGCCGGCGACGGCGCCAACCCGCTGCCCAGCGGTCTGACGGAAACGTTCAGCACCCCGAGCTTCGGCGATATCGACGGCGATGGCGACTTTGACGTGGTCAGCGGCGAGGAATTCGGTGGATTCGTCGTGCTCGAAAACACGGGCGACAACGCAAACCCGAGCTTCACCCAGCTCTCCGGCGTGGCCAGCCCGCTCAACGGCGTCACCTTCGGCACGAAGAACGCGCCGGCGCTCGTCGACATCGACAATGACGGCGACCTCGATATCATCGTGGGCCAGGAAGACGGCACCTTCGCGCTGATCGAAAACAGCGGCGACGCCAACACGCCGACCTGGGCCATCGCCGGCTCGAACCCGCTCAACGGGGAAGACAACGGCAGCCGCAGCACGCCGACGCTGGGCGACCTCGACGGCGACGGCGACTACGACCTCGCCAGCGGCGACATCGACGGCACGATCGTCTACTACGAAAATCAGGGCACGGCCGGCGCTCCGGTGTTCGTCGAACTGACCCTCGCCGCCAACCCGTTTGACGGGATCGACGTGGGCGACCACTCCAAACCGGCGTTGGTCGACATCGACAACGACAACGACCTCGACCTCGTCGTGGGCGAGGATCTGGGCGGCTTCTTCTACTTCGAGAACACGGGCGACGCCAACACGCCGAGCTTCTCGGCCGTCGTTGGCGCCGGCAATCCGTTCGACGGCTTCGACGCCGGCGACAAGAGCGCGCCGGCCTTTGCCGACCTCGACAACGCGACGGGCGTTGACATGGCCAGCGGCAACACGATGGGCGACTACTACTACTACGAAAACGCCGATCCCCTGCCGGTCGAACTGACCAGCTTCAGCGCCGTCTCCAACGGCAACGAAGTGACGCTTACCTGGACGACGGCCAGCGAAACGAACAACGCCGGCTTTGAAATCCAGCAGCGCGTCGGCCGCCGCTTCGAGGTGGTCGGCTGGGTCGACGGCGCCGGCACGAGCACGGAGGCCCGCTCCTACTCCTTCACGACGAGCCGCGCCGTTCCCGGCCGCCAGGCGTTCCGCCTGCGCCAGGTCGACTTCGACGGCGCGTTCAGCTTCAGCACCACGCGCGAAGTAAGCGTCGCGATCAGCGGCTCGTTCCACATGGGCGACGTATTCCCGAACCCGTTCAACCCGCAGGCGACCTTCACCCTGACCGTCGCCCAGACGCAGAACGTCACGGTCGCCGTCTATGACATGCAGGGCCGCATGGTCTCCCTGCTCCACAGCGGCAACCTGGAGGCCGAACAGCCCTACCAGTTCCAGATGGACGGCGGCGACTGGGCCAGCGGCAAGTACCTCATCCGCGCGGTGGGCGAACGCTTCGAATCGTCTCGCATCGTTACCTTGCTCAAGTAA
- a CDS encoding PQQ-dependent sugar dehydrogenase, whose product MRRFSLALFVFGFLASATLPAAGQAPVLRSAYHDYRVVTVADGLITPWSIAFLPGGDMLVTERPGRLRIVRDGNLLSEPVSGVPEVLAEGQGGLLDVVPHPQFASNRLIYLSYSKPLTGEPGATTAIARGRLENDRLVDVEDLLVADTRGNGHYGSRIVFDGNGYLFATLGDRQVPPSGDLEAHPAQDLSNLHGTVIRLHDDGRVPADNPFVNQPGARPEIWSYGHRNPQGLALQADTGTLWLTEHGPQGGDEVNLIQAGKNYGWPVVGFGVNYRTGAAIHSGTHREGMEQPAHVWVPSIGASGLAVYTGDRFPDWRGNLFAGGLSGEQLARLTVDGNDIQTEETLHFGRGRIRDVRQGPDGLIYLAIEDRGGAPTAIVRLEPVTD is encoded by the coding sequence ATGAGACGATTCTCCCTTGCCCTCTTCGTGTTCGGATTCCTCGCGAGCGCGACGCTGCCAGCGGCCGGCCAGGCGCCGGTCCTCCGTTCCGCGTATCACGATTACCGGGTCGTCACGGTGGCCGACGGCCTGATCACCCCCTGGTCCATCGCCTTCCTCCCCGGCGGCGACATGCTCGTGACGGAGCGCCCCGGCCGGCTGCGCATCGTGCGCGACGGCAACCTGCTCTCGGAGCCGGTATCGGGCGTGCCCGAAGTCCTGGCCGAGGGCCAGGGCGGCCTGCTCGATGTCGTTCCCCATCCGCAGTTCGCCAGCAACCGCCTGATTTATCTCTCCTATTCCAAACCCCTGACGGGTGAGCCGGGCGCAACGACCGCCATCGCGCGCGGCCGGCTCGAAAACGACCGGCTGGTCGACGTAGAAGACCTCCTCGTTGCGGACACCCGCGGCAACGGCCATTACGGCTCGCGCATCGTTTTCGACGGAAACGGCTATCTCTTCGCGACCCTGGGCGACCGGCAGGTCCCGCCTTCCGGCGATCTGGAGGCACATCCCGCCCAGGACCTTTCCAATCTGCACGGCACCGTCATTCGCCTTCATGACGACGGCCGCGTGCCGGCGGACAATCCGTTCGTGAACCAGCCCGGCGCCCGGCCCGAGATCTGGAGCTACGGGCATCGCAATCCCCAGGGGCTGGCCCTTCAGGCCGATACCGGAACGCTGTGGCTGACGGAGCACGGCCCGCAGGGCGGCGATGAAGTGAACCTCATCCAGGCCGGCAAGAACTACGGCTGGCCCGTGGTCGGCTTCGGGGTCAATTACCGGACGGGCGCCGCCATCCACAGCGGTACCCACCGCGAAGGCATGGAGCAGCCCGCGCACGTGTGGGTGCCCTCGATCGGCGCTTCCGGGCTGGCGGTCTATACCGGCGATCGCTTCCCGGACTGGCGCGGCAACCTCTTCGCCGGCGGCCTGTCGGGCGAACAGCTGGCGCGGCTCACGGTGGATGGCAATGACATCCAGACGGAAGAAACGCTGCATTTCGGACGCGGACGCATCCGGGATGTGCGGCAAGGTCCGGACGGCCTCATCTATCTCGCGATCGAAGACCGCGGGGGCGCTCCGACGGCCATCGTCCGGCTCGAGCCCGTGACCGACTAA
- a CDS encoding sugar phosphate isomerase/epimerase family protein produces the protein MKTLNRRQFLGTGAAGVIAAGAAVTSAPARVAEAAKPTPPFNRPICFQSYGMRREIEADFQGTLRSVKALGYDGVEMCSPLSYDKAGFGKLTPLKPEEIKRQIEDTGLFCKSAHFQWREVLEKDPAETADYAARMGLQDIVMSGSGISDPGTEDEFKRWGEKCNKAGAIIKKAGLRLGYHNHQVGPMIGRTPQFEIIMDALDPDMVVMQFQLASITGGFDVVYYMEKYAGRYFAMHMHDYDPKMRTNRPGRIGSIVPLGDGMIEWPELLRAAMKSPMADHGYIVELETEEPLEGLRRSIKFLKQVEV, from the coding sequence ATGAAAACGCTCAACCGCAGACAATTTCTCGGCACGGGCGCGGCGGGCGTGATCGCCGCCGGCGCCGCCGTTACGTCAGCCCCGGCCCGCGTTGCCGAGGCCGCCAAACCGACTCCGCCGTTTAACCGCCCCATCTGCTTCCAGTCGTACGGCATGCGCCGCGAGATCGAAGCCGATTTCCAGGGCACGCTGCGCAGCGTCAAGGCGCTGGGATACGACGGCGTCGAGATGTGCTCGCCGCTGAGCTACGACAAGGCCGGCTTCGGTAAGCTGACGCCGCTCAAACCCGAAGAGATCAAACGCCAGATCGAAGATACCGGGCTGTTTTGCAAGTCCGCCCACTTTCAGTGGCGGGAAGTGCTGGAGAAAGACCCCGCTGAGACGGCGGATTATGCCGCGCGGATGGGGTTGCAGGACATCGTCATGTCAGGGTCGGGCATCAGCGATCCCGGGACGGAAGATGAGTTCAAACGCTGGGGCGAGAAGTGCAACAAGGCCGGCGCCATCATCAAGAAAGCCGGCCTGCGGCTGGGCTACCACAACCACCAGGTAGGCCCCATGATCGGCCGCACGCCGCAATTCGAAATCATCATGGATGCGCTGGACCCCGACATGGTGGTCATGCAGTTCCAGCTGGCGTCCATCACCGGCGGATTCGACGTGGTGTATTACATGGAGAAATACGCCGGCCGGTACTTCGCCATGCACATGCACGATTACGATCCGAAGATGCGCACAAACCGTCCGGGCCGTATCGGCAGCATCGTCCCGCTCGGCGACGGCATGATCGAGTGGCCCGAGCTGTTGCGTGCGGCCATGAAGAGCCCCATGGCGGATCACGGCTATATCGTTGAACTCGAGACCGAGGAACCACTCGAGGGGCTGCGCCGGAGCATCAAATTCCTCAAACAGGTCGAAGTCTGA
- a CDS encoding ThuA domain-containing protein yields the protein MRTPSGYLYSVIVLIVFCSMASPAVGQEKRVLAILGDAWHRVAPLDRVLIEPLRKEGWKAVVIMDYQVPWDDFDQYDLIVMSREGREYVQYYRDRDTRPRAGERAYWLTPEQELKFVDYVEQGGRLFLYHDGFGNYECGRGVSRVARSCFISHPAIIENTVSPTGIMPELAEGITPFVVADEEYLVNMDESQTHVFLESHSEQNGRSPQAWAHTFGEGRVGVLIPGHNIETQNHPMITRAIQNITEWLLE from the coding sequence ATGCGCACGCCTTCCGGGTACTTGTATTCCGTTATTGTATTGATCGTGTTCTGTTCGATGGCCTCGCCGGCCGTGGGGCAGGAAAAACGTGTACTCGCGATCCTGGGCGACGCCTGGCATCGCGTGGCGCCGCTCGATCGGGTCCTGATTGAGCCGTTGCGCAAGGAGGGCTGGAAGGCCGTCGTCATCATGGACTACCAGGTGCCCTGGGATGACTTCGACCAGTACGATCTGATCGTCATGAGCCGTGAGGGGCGGGAGTATGTCCAGTACTACCGCGATCGGGACACCAGGCCACGGGCCGGCGAGCGCGCGTACTGGCTCACGCCCGAGCAGGAGCTCAAATTTGTCGATTACGTGGAACAGGGCGGCCGGCTGTTTCTCTACCACGATGGCTTCGGGAATTACGAATGCGGCCGCGGCGTTTCACGCGTGGCCCGCTCGTGTTTCATCAGTCATCCGGCCATCATCGAAAACACCGTGTCGCCCACTGGCATCATGCCCGAGTTGGCCGAAGGCATAACACCGTTTGTCGTCGCCGACGAAGAGTATCTGGTCAACATGGACGAAAGCCAGACCCACGTTTTCCTGGAAAGTCATTCGGAGCAAAACGGACGGTCTCCGCAGGCCTGGGCACATACCTTCGGCGAAGGGAGGGTGGGCGTGCTCATCCCCGGGCACAATATCGAAACGCAGAATCACCCCATGATTACCCGTGCCATCCAGAACATCACGGAATGGCTGCTCGAATAG
- a CDS encoding DUF1080 domain-containing protein, with the protein MNAIPVSTPRPFALALCCALLAGCASAPEIGPGSWEPLLDDDLTQWEMYLGYKLPAGYDGAVPTGPDGEALAPVGYNNNVNQVYSVSMATGDPVLRISGEYYGTLFTKRSYENYHLTLEVRWGELTWDPRKALLRDTGILYHSIGENGIDYFRAWKRSQEFQIMEGHMGDYWSIAGTAADVRAYLPERSMNAVASTRRPFIPIAEDSPAGGFCMRSADFESDYGEWTRLDLIAFGDKSLHLVNGEVVMVLRNSRYTEQGETHPLIGGQIQLQSEAAEVFYRDIRIRSLDALPEAYAPWFE; encoded by the coding sequence ATGAACGCGATACCGGTATCGACGCCACGCCCGTTCGCCCTCGCCCTCTGTTGCGCGCTGCTCGCCGGCTGCGCCAGCGCCCCTGAAATCGGGCCCGGCTCCTGGGAGCCGCTGCTGGACGACGATTTGACGCAGTGGGAGATGTATCTCGGCTACAAACTGCCGGCCGGCTACGACGGCGCCGTGCCGACCGGCCCCGACGGCGAGGCGCTCGCCCCCGTCGGCTACAACAACAATGTCAATCAGGTCTACTCCGTCTCGATGGCCACCGGCGACCCGGTGCTCCGGATCAGCGGCGAATACTACGGGACGCTGTTTACGAAACGTTCGTACGAAAATTACCACCTGACGCTGGAAGTCCGATGGGGGGAGCTCACATGGGATCCCCGCAAGGCGTTGTTGCGGGATACCGGCATCCTGTACCATTCGATCGGTGAAAACGGGATCGACTATTTCCGGGCCTGGAAGCGATCGCAGGAGTTCCAGATCATGGAGGGGCATATGGGTGACTACTGGAGCATCGCTGGCACCGCCGCCGACGTACGGGCCTACCTGCCGGAGCGATCGATGAATGCCGTGGCCAGCACGCGCCGGCCCTTCATCCCGATTGCCGAGGATTCCCCGGCGGGCGGTTTTTGCATGCGCAGCGCCGATTTCGAGAGCGACTACGGCGAGTGGACCCGGCTCGACCTGATTGCGTTCGGCGACAAGAGTCTGCATCTGGTCAACGGGGAGGTGGTGATGGTGCTCCGAAACTCCCGGTATACAGAGCAGGGCGAGACCCATCCCCTGATCGGGGGCCAGATCCAGCTGCAGAGCGAAGCCGCCGAGGTGTTCTACAGGGATATCCGGATTCGATCTCTCGACGCCCTGCCCGAAGCCTACGCGCCCTGGTTCGAGTGA
- a CDS encoding DUF5686 family protein, which produces MRSARRRLLALCILLLCVSPAQAQRLVTGTVRDASNGEPLPSATLFLQAGGLGTIANAVGYFEIQVPVMPAVLEVRHIGYETRRIPIDAATPAALEIDLEPVAYLLGELAVTDEDPAYNIMRKVIARKAEQRARMNSYSAEAYTRFMLYSENRLVQMEEQIASHFWRRGDVRQLVLARRSKPAASSTFRFASVQYVPNFYDDTIEIAGFRLVGPTHPDALEVYTFTLGGYRMQDGKTVYDIYMAPKNRLQTAFVGYVAVLDEDYAILEAVLRPDPELVLPEPIKTWDALYEQHFAPFMDSVWLPLDFQARGRVTFGRAGVQYPAASFTQVSRLSFHAVNAPVPDSLFARSERLAVLPYADRQDHLFRWNPGLVPMTPKELEEVVALDPRMTLGRAFRPMGLLAQYAALPVVEEPPAAEQEDETLGSMLLGRFYEGVELGYNRVDGFFLGLKREVRLAPRLRLAADAGYALTLKEPAYGAALTYRVGSTRKTILPGAGYLKAGFDRRRAPAVASQAYPSFFNALTTYVGWEDYADYYDRRAYFGEGGVTSHALRTTLYGRISREDHASVERTRDNKGWFFGDVQRDNPAIVEGAFTMGTLGLLVGAPAKPSLVPSATGVRVEIAHPLEAPAEVDFTRYSLTANLAIKTLYPRRRWPNTLHVRMLAQTIRGDALSQFAGMLETAQRPFAGFGAFKTLDGLPVSARSVAGVYWEHDFSTAVFEWLGAWGLVRLGIGLSVHGAYGKLWGDRFGAEPYRLADPGYLAGVQREAGVSLTHLFNYPIRIDLTRSGTTGRFAFGVGFVKRY; this is translated from the coding sequence ATGCGAAGCGCTCGGCGCCGGCTCCTGGCTCTGTGCATCCTGCTTCTGTGCGTCTCGCCTGCGCAAGCGCAGCGCCTGGTAACGGGCACGGTGCGCGACGCCTCGAACGGGGAGCCGCTGCCGTCAGCGACCCTCTTCCTGCAGGCCGGCGGCCTCGGCACGATCGCCAATGCCGTTGGTTACTTCGAGATCCAGGTCCCCGTCATGCCGGCTGTCCTCGAGGTCCGGCATATCGGTTACGAGACGCGCCGCATCCCGATCGACGCCGCGACGCCGGCGGCGCTGGAGATCGATCTCGAGCCTGTCGCCTACCTGCTCGGCGAACTGGCCGTGACGGATGAGGACCCGGCCTACAACATCATGCGCAAGGTCATCGCGCGAAAGGCCGAGCAGCGGGCCCGGATGAATAGCTACAGCGCCGAGGCCTACACCCGGTTCATGCTCTACAGCGAGAACCGGCTCGTGCAGATGGAGGAACAGATCGCCAGCCATTTCTGGCGGAGGGGGGATGTCCGTCAACTGGTGCTCGCCCGGCGCAGTAAGCCGGCGGCCAGCTCCACGTTCCGCTTCGCCTCGGTCCAGTACGTCCCGAATTTTTACGACGATACGATCGAGATCGCCGGCTTCCGCCTCGTGGGCCCGACGCATCCCGACGCGCTGGAGGTCTACACCTTCACCCTGGGCGGCTACCGGATGCAGGATGGGAAAACGGTGTACGACATCTACATGGCCCCGAAGAATCGCCTGCAGACCGCCTTCGTGGGCTATGTCGCGGTACTCGATGAGGACTACGCCATCCTCGAGGCGGTCCTCCGGCCCGACCCCGAACTGGTGCTGCCGGAGCCGATCAAGACCTGGGATGCGCTCTACGAACAGCATTTTGCGCCGTTCATGGATTCGGTCTGGCTGCCGCTCGATTTTCAGGCGAGAGGCCGCGTAACCTTCGGCCGCGCCGGCGTCCAGTACCCGGCGGCGAGCTTCACGCAGGTGAGCCGGCTGTCGTTTCACGCCGTCAACGCACCCGTTCCGGATTCCCTCTTCGCCCGTTCGGAACGCCTCGCCGTCCTTCCCTACGCCGATCGGCAGGATCACCTGTTTCGCTGGAATCCCGGCCTCGTGCCCATGACGCCGAAGGAGCTGGAAGAGGTCGTCGCCCTGGATCCCCGCATGACGCTGGGGCGCGCGTTCCGGCCGATGGGCCTGCTCGCTCAGTATGCGGCCCTGCCCGTCGTCGAAGAGCCGCCGGCCGCGGAGCAGGAAGACGAAACCCTCGGCTCGATGCTTCTTGGGCGTTTTTATGAGGGCGTGGAGCTGGGGTACAACCGGGTCGACGGGTTCTTTCTGGGGCTCAAACGGGAGGTGCGTCTGGCGCCCCGGCTCCGGCTGGCTGCGGACGCCGGCTATGCATTGACGCTGAAAGAGCCGGCCTATGGCGCGGCGCTCACCTACCGCGTCGGGAGCACGCGCAAGACGATCCTGCCCGGGGCCGGCTACCTCAAGGCCGGCTTCGACCGCCGCCGCGCCCCGGCTGTCGCCAGCCAGGCCTACCCGTCCTTCTTCAACGCGTTGACGACCTATGTCGGATGGGAGGACTATGCCGATTACTACGACCGGCGCGCCTACTTCGGCGAAGGGGGCGTGACATCGCATGCGTTGCGGACGACGCTCTACGGCCGGATCAGTCGGGAAGACCATGCTTCGGTCGAACGGACCCGCGACAACAAGGGCTGGTTCTTCGGCGATGTCCAGCGCGACAACCCGGCCATTGTGGAGGGCGCGTTTACCATGGGCACCCTCGGACTCCTCGTCGGCGCGCCGGCGAAGCCTTCGCTGGTGCCGTCGGCGACCGGCGTTCGGGTCGAGATCGCCCATCCGCTGGAGGCGCCGGCCGAGGTGGATTTCACGCGCTACAGCCTGACGGCCAATCTGGCCATCAAAACCCTGTATCCGCGCCGCCGCTGGCCGAATACGCTCCACGTTCGGATGCTCGCGCAGACCATACGGGGCGATGCGCTGTCCCAGTTCGCCGGGATGCTCGAAACGGCGCAGCGGCCGTTTGCCGGCTTCGGTGCCTTCAAGACCCTCGACGGCCTGCCAGTCTCGGCGCGCAGCGTGGCCGGCGTCTACTGGGAGCACGATTTTTCTACCGCCGTCTTCGAGTGGCTCGGGGCATGGGGACTGGTGCGGCTCGGGATCGGCTTGAGCGTACATGGGGCGTACGGAAAGCTCTGGGGGGATCGCTTCGGGGCCGAACCGTACCGGCTCGCCGATCCCGGCTATCTGGCCGGCGTGCAGCGCGAAGCGGGCGTCTCGCTCACGCATCTGTTCAACTATCCTATCCGGATCGACCTCACGCGCAGCGGGACCACGGGGCGGTTTGCGTTCGGCGTCGGCTTTGTCAAACGCTATTGA
- a CDS encoding DUF5686 family protein, producing the protein MSFRKSCHILFFLLPVALFGVSPRCARGQAQQIVRGVVVDATTGETLPAASIQVDGTLRGTISNAEGQFAIEVDSLPAELVARFIGYAPAKARVEQTEGIRLALKPMVYMLEEVVVSGEDPAVRIMREVIRRKQTWRAALDTYQADAYNRFTMQNDTGIVSIMESATRAFWSREQGMREVVLANRRTNNLDVDQYLPAARFMANFYDDNIDIAGYNFVGVTHPDALKHYDFTLTGTWRQGEDTVFDIKVEPKNRFKTAFVGRLSVLDGAFAMLDVALVPNESFLFPPPIQEFRIAYEQQFADFDGAFWLPVDLRARMSIEISLMRLLSFPAIEINQVTRLTNYATNVPLPDSLYEKKDEMVVDSASVQSANLVDLGVVKVTADTGGSDNVPADTTALDTWIVPLTRAEAAAYESIDSTMTMEKAFKPTGAMARFVDMDDDEDEGKDAGTGRKGLGIAFTPALHYNRVEELYGGLKASRTWGSVFTLRGGAGYATGPDKGLLSYNAGIGLAKGRAGIDVDVAKGVASVQGGAPLALTANGLIMLMGGYDYYDYYLSEGIDIAAHVRPTRRRLLLTAGLTSKAIESLPTVTDYNLFGNDRIQPPNPGVVAVDDDPAGRRTGGNRSSLWASVKYGDTDQTFGVTGRRFVELGAEWSQEGFLDSGIGFTRYWLDAEWQIPTLFQRRILSNQLHLRTVAFATAGDAPLWSFGSLDSRMGVVSPYGRFKTLPGRPYTAQAGLALLWEHNFRTFFFEMLGWHRVAQKGYGVIVFGGHGKTWDPDGRAAQAYGPMYGANQIHEVGVSLSGLFSLFRLDAAFRIDKPGFTVGLGAARLF; encoded by the coding sequence ATGAGCTTTCGAAAATCCTGCCATATTCTCTTTTTCCTCCTCCCGGTGGCCTTATTCGGGGTGTCCCCGCGGTGTGCCCGGGGGCAGGCGCAGCAGATCGTACGCGGGGTGGTGGTCGATGCCACGACCGGGGAAACGCTGCCCGCAGCCAGCATCCAGGTAGATGGAACGCTGCGGGGAACGATCAGCAACGCGGAGGGGCAATTCGCTATCGAAGTGGACAGCCTGCCGGCGGAGCTCGTGGCGCGGTTTATCGGGTATGCGCCGGCGAAAGCGCGGGTCGAACAGACGGAAGGCATCCGCCTCGCCCTCAAGCCCATGGTCTATATGCTCGAGGAGGTCGTGGTCTCGGGAGAGGATCCGGCCGTTCGCATCATGCGGGAGGTGATCCGGCGGAAACAGACCTGGCGCGCCGCGCTCGACACCTATCAGGCGGATGCCTATAACCGCTTCACGATGCAAAACGATACGGGCATCGTCTCGATCATGGAATCGGCGACCCGGGCGTTCTGGAGCCGGGAGCAGGGGATGCGGGAGGTGGTGCTCGCGAACCGGCGTACCAACAACCTGGATGTCGATCAGTACCTGCCGGCGGCCCGGTTCATGGCCAATTTTTACGATGACAACATCGACATCGCCGGCTACAATTTTGTCGGCGTCACCCATCCGGACGCGCTCAAGCACTACGACTTCACGCTCACCGGCACCTGGCGGCAGGGCGAAGATACGGTGTTCGATATCAAGGTCGAACCGAAGAACCGGTTCAAGACGGCATTCGTCGGCCGCCTCTCGGTGCTCGACGGCGCCTTCGCCATGCTCGACGTCGCTCTCGTGCCCAATGAGTCCTTTCTGTTTCCGCCGCCCATCCAGGAGTTCCGGATCGCCTACGAGCAGCAGTTTGCGGATTTCGATGGGGCCTTCTGGCTGCCGGTGGACTTGCGCGCGCGGATGTCGATTGAGATATCCCTCATGCGGTTGCTCTCGTTCCCGGCCATCGAGATCAACCAGGTGACGCGGCTGACCAACTACGCCACCAATGTGCCGCTGCCCGATTCGCTGTACGAGAAGAAGGATGAGATGGTGGTCGATTCGGCGTCCGTCCAGTCCGCCAACCTCGTCGACCTCGGCGTCGTGAAGGTGACGGCCGACACGGGCGGTTCGGACAACGTCCCCGCAGACACCACCGCGCTCGACACCTGGATCGTCCCCCTGACGCGCGCCGAAGCCGCCGCCTACGAATCGATCGACAGCACGATGACCATGGAAAAGGCGTTCAAGCCTACGGGCGCCATGGCGCGGTTTGTCGATATGGACGACGACGAGGACGAAGGGAAGGACGCCGGCACCGGACGAAAGGGTCTCGGGATCGCGTTCACGCCGGCCCTGCACTACAACCGCGTCGAGGAGCTCTACGGCGGCCTGAAGGCCTCGCGCACCTGGGGCAGTGTGTTCACGCTGCGAGGCGGCGCGGGCTACGCGACCGGGCCGGACAAGGGACTGCTGAGCTATAACGCCGGCATCGGCCTGGCCAAGGGGCGCGCCGGCATCGATGTCGACGTTGCGAAGGGCGTCGCCTCCGTCCAGGGCGGGGCGCCCCTGGCGCTGACGGCGAACGGGCTGATCATGCTGATGGGGGGCTACGATTATTACGACTACTATTTGAGCGAGGGGATCGACATCGCAGCCCACGTGCGGCCTACGCGCCGGCGGCTCCTGCTGACGGCCGGGCTTACTTCCAAAGCGATCGAAAGCCTGCCGACGGTGACCGACTACAACCTCTTCGGCAACGATCGCATACAGCCCCCCAATCCCGGCGTCGTCGCTGTGGATGACGACCCCGCCGGCCGGCGGACCGGAGGCAACCGGTCTTCGCTCTGGGCATCGGTGAAATACGGCGATACCGATCAGACCTTCGGCGTCACCGGCCGGCGATTCGTCGAACTCGGCGCCGAATGGAGCCAGGAGGGCTTCCTGGATAGCGGTATCGGTTTCACGCGGTACTGGCTCGATGCCGAATGGCAGATTCCGACACTCTTCCAGCGGCGCATCCTCTCGAATCAGCTCCACCTGCGGACCGTCGCCTTCGCCACCGCCGGCGATGCGCCGCTCTGGTCTTTCGGTTCGCTCGACTCGCGCATGGGCGTCGTCTCGCCCTACGGGCGGTTCAAGACCTTGCCGGGCCGGCCCTACACCGCGCAGGCCGGCCTTGCGCTATTATGGGAGCATAACTTCCGGACGTTCTTCTTCGAGATGCTGGGCTGGCACCGCGTCGCGCAGAAGGGCTACGGCGTCATCGTCTTCGGAGGCCATGGAAAAACATGGGATCCGGACGGACGTGCCGCGCAGGCCTACGGCCCGATGTATGGGGCCAACCAGATTCACGAAGTAGGCGTCTCCCTCAGCGGTCTTTTTTCACTCTTCAGGCTCGACGCCGCGTTCCGGATCGACAAGCCGGGCTTCACCGTCGGTCTCGGCGCCGCGAGGTTGTTTTGA
- a CDS encoding polymer-forming cytoskeletal protein gives MMWKKATKEPNIEMVSLLGTSARFVGGNLKLCHDVRIDGDVESDLEVDGRAIISKSGKVCGRIQATNLVVAGEVHGDIEVHETLILKDSARVYGSIIARDLVTEKGASGEMTIKVGGGEPSGDSAEEEEYEEVGLQTFHRENSAEAELVVMGDVGNPMAKMKPVWKSGVRIVDSNPAEKVLPDDSDEAARGRFW, from the coding sequence ATGATGTGGAAAAAGGCTACGAAAGAGCCCAATATAGAGATGGTCTCCCTGCTCGGGACGAGCGCCCGCTTCGTTGGCGGCAATCTCAAGCTTTGCCATGATGTGCGGATCGACGGCGACGTGGAATCGGATCTGGAAGTGGACGGCCGCGCCATCATCTCGAAGAGCGGCAAGGTTTGCGGCCGCATCCAGGCGACCAACCTGGTCGTCGCCGGCGAAGTGCACGGCGACATCGAGGTCCACGAAACCCTGATCCTGAAGGATAGCGCCCGGGTCTACGGGTCCATCATCGCGCGGGATCTGGTCACCGAAAAAGGGGCATCCGGTGAGATGACCATCAAGGTCGGTGGCGGCGAGCCGTCGGGCGACAGCGCGGAAGAGGAGGAGTACGAGGAAGTCGGCCTGCAGACGTTTCACCGTGAAAACAGCGCCGAAGCGGAGCTCGTCGTGATGGGCGACGTGGGCAATCCGATGGCGAAGATGAAGCCGGTCTGGAAAAGCGGCGTCCGCATCGTGGACAGCAACCCGGCCGAAAAGGTGCTGCCCGACGACAGCGACGAAGCCGCCCGCGGCCGGTTCTGGTAA